A section of the Triticum dicoccoides isolate Atlit2015 ecotype Zavitan chromosome 7A, WEW_v2.0, whole genome shotgun sequence genome encodes:
- the LOC119328407 gene encoding uncharacterized protein LOC119328407 isoform X2: MGCRIRVVSGVKKPLASPENCSSLLPDAWGAATPGAGSLGHRCARGRIRALSPAAAKLLPPAATTCAGVRKCTQLLYPPPLPFPDVPPATPVERRRPAKTMELAVMGTTAHPGTVLLGTRWVQV, from the exons ATGGGGTGCCGGATCAGGGTGGTTTCGGGGGTCAAGAAGCCATTGGCCTCGCCGGAAAATTGCTCTTCCCTCCTCCCGGATGCCTGGGGCGCTGCTACGCCAGGCGCCGGATCCCTCGGCCACCGCTGCGCCAGGGGACGGATCCGTGCTCTCTCCCCCGCCGCTGCCAAACTCCTCCCACCGGCCGCGACTACATGCGCGGGCGTCAGGAAG TGCACACAGCTCCTTtatcctccccctctccccttccccgacGTCCCACCGGCGACACCCGTCG AGAGAAGACGACCAGCAAAAACAATGGAGTTGGCTGTGATGGGGACGACGGCTCATCCCGGCACGGTTCTGCTTGGCACGCGATGGGTTCAGGTGTGA
- the LOC119328407 gene encoding uncharacterized protein LOC119328407 isoform X1: MGCRIRVVSGVKKPLASPENCSSLLPDAWGAATPGAGSLGHRCARGRIRALSPAAAKLLPPAATTCAGVRKVHTTDMAPVQCASALQSCGDAHDSSVSLLQCTQLLYPPPLPFPDVPPATPVERRRPAKTMELAVMGTTAHPGTVLLGTRWVQV, encoded by the exons ATGGGGTGCCGGATCAGGGTGGTTTCGGGGGTCAAGAAGCCATTGGCCTCGCCGGAAAATTGCTCTTCCCTCCTCCCGGATGCCTGGGGCGCTGCTACGCCAGGCGCCGGATCCCTCGGCCACCGCTGCGCCAGGGGACGGATCCGTGCTCTCTCCCCCGCCGCTGCCAAACTCCTCCCACCGGCCGCGACTACATGCGCGGGCGTCAGGAAGGTTCATACCACGGACATGGCTCCGGTGCAGTGCGCCTCTGCTCTTCAAAGTTGTGGAGACGCGCATGACAGCTCTGTCTCCCTTTTGCAGTGCACACAGCTCCTTtatcctccccctctccccttccccgacGTCCCACCGGCGACACCCGTCG AGAGAAGACGACCAGCAAAAACAATGGAGTTGGCTGTGATGGGGACGACGGCTCATCCCGGCACGGTTCTGCTTGGCACGCGATGGGTTCAGGTGTGA